One Malus sylvestris chromosome 14, drMalSylv7.2, whole genome shotgun sequence DNA segment encodes these proteins:
- the LOC126599239 gene encoding probable galactinol--sucrose galactosyltransferase 2 isoform X1 codes for MTVTAQISINDGNLVVHGKTILTGVPDNIVLTPGTGVGLLAGAFIGATAAHNKSLHIFPIGVLEDLRFMCCFRFKLWWMTQRMGTCGKDVPLETQFMVVESKGGGDGGEDDESSPIIYTVFLPLLEGPFRSVLQGNERNEVEVCLESGDSAVQTNQGQCLVYMHAGTNPFEVITQAVKAVEKHMKTFVHREKKKLPSFLDWFGWCTWDAFYTDVTAEGVVQGLKSLSEGGTPPRFLIVDDGWQQIENKDKDSGVVVQEGAQFASRLTGIKENEKFQKNDHNNEQVSGLKHVVDEAKQHHNVKFVYVWHALAGYWGGVKPAATGMEHYDTALAYPVSSPGVEGNQPDIVMDSLTVHGLGLVHPKKVFNFYNELHSYLASCGVDGVKVDVQNIIETLGSGHGGRVSLTRSYHQALEASVARNFADNGCISCMCHNTDGLYSAKQTAVVRASDDFYPRDPASHTIHISSVAYNTLFLGEFMQPDWDMFHSLHPAAEYHGAARALGGCAIYVSDKPGHHNFDLLRKLVLPDGSVLRAKLPGRPTRDCLFADPARDRTSLLKIWNVNNLSGVVGVFNCQGAGWCKIEKKTRIHDYSPGTLSGSVRAADVDAIAQVAGADWNGETAVYAHKSGEVLRLPKGASVPVTLKVLDYEVFHFCPLKEITSDVSFAPIGLLDMFNSSAAVEEVEIHLASDKKPELSNGEVSENRSPTATIGLKTRGCGRFGAYCSRRPLKCTVDNAETNFEYDSASGLTTITIPVPEKEMYRWSVEIQV; via the exons ATGACGGTCACAGCGCAGATTTCGATCAATGATGGGAACCTGGTGGTTCATGGAAAGACCATTTTGACTGGGGTTCCAGACAACATCGTACTGACACCCGGGACCGGTGTCGGACTCCTTGCCGGTGCTTTCATTGGCGCCACGGCCGCCCACAACAAAAGCCTCCATATCTTCCCCATTGGGGTTTTAGA GGATCTCCGTTTCATGTGCTGTTTTCGATTCAAGTTGTGGTGGATGACTCAGAGGATGGGGACATGTGGGAAGGATGTTCCATTGGAGACCCAATTCATGGTGGTGGAGAGCAAAGGTGGTGGTGATGGAGGTGAAGACGACGAGTCTTCTCCTATCATCTACACCGTGTTCCTGCCTCTACTCGAGGGCCCTTTCCGCTCTGTTCTGCAAGGGAATGAGAGGAACGAAGTCGAGGTTTGCCTCGAGAGTG GAGATTCTGCTGTTCAGACCAATCAAGGCCAGTGCCTCGTTTACATGCACGCTGGAACCAATCCATTTGAAGTCATCACCCAAGCTGTAAA GGCTGTGGAAAAACACATGAAAACTTTTGTTCATCGCGAGAAGAAAAAG TTGCCTTCTTTTCTGGACTGGTTTGGCTGGTGTACATGGGATGCCTTTTACACCGATGTCACAGCTGAGGGTGTGGTTCAAGGCCTTAAAAG CTTATCGGAGGGAGGGACTCCTCCGCGGTTCCTAATTGTTGATGACGGTTGGCAGCAGATAGAAAATAAAGACAAGGATTCTGGTGTCGTTGTACAAGAAGGAGCACA GTTTGCAAGTAGGTTGACAGGAATCAAAGAGAACGAAAAGTTCCAAAAGAACGACCACAACAATGAGCAAGTCTCTGGCCTGAAACATGTTGTGGATGAAGCAAAGCAGCATCACAATGTGAA ATTTGTGTATGTATGGCATGCTCTAGCTGGGTACTGGGGTGGAGTAAAACCAGCTGCTACTGGCATGGAACACTATGACACTGCCTTAGCATACCCAGTGTCGTCCCCTGGTGTAGAGGGCAACCAACCAGACATAGTTATGGACAGCTTAACTGTTCATGGTCTTGGTCTGGTACATCCAAAGAAAGTTTTCAATTTCTACAATGAGCTTCATTCCTACTTGGCTTCCTGTGGAGTCGATGGAGTTAAGGTTGATGTTCAGAATATCATCGAGACTCTAGGGTCTGGTCATGGTGGAAGAGTTTCTCTGACCCGCAGCTACCACCAGGCACTTGAGGCTTCAGTTGCTCGAAATTTTGCTGACAACGGATGCATTTCTTGCATGTGTCACAACACTGATGGGCTCTACAGTGCCAAGCAGACTGCTGTGGTCAGAGCCTCTGATGACTTCTATCCCCGAGATCCTGCTTCACACACAATTCATATATCTTCCGTTGCTTATAACACCCTGTTCCTTGGAGAATTCATGCAACCTGACTGGGATATGTTTCAC AGTTTACACCCAGCGGCAGAGTATCATGGTGCAGCTCGTGCTCTTGGTGGATGTGCAATCTATGTCAG TGATAAGCCAGGCCATCACAATTTTGACCTTCTGAGGAAGCTGGTTCTCCCTGATGGATCTGTCCTCCGTGCCAAGTTACCTGGCAGGCCTACCCGTGATTGTCTCTTCGCTGATCCAGCAAGAGACAGGACCAG CTTGCTCAAAATATGGAATGTCAACAATCTCTCTGGTGTGGTTGGTGTGTTTAACTGTCAAGGTGCCGGTTGGTGCAAGATTGAAAAGAAGACGCGCATTCATGATTACTCTCCTGGTACCCTCAGTGGTTCTGTTCGTGCCGCTGATGTTGATGCCATTGCTCAAGTTGCTGGTGCTGATTGGAATGGAGAAACAGCAGTATATGCTCATAAGTCAG GTGAGGTTCTTCGGTTGCCAAAAGGTGCTTCAGTGCCTGTGACGCTTAAAGTTCTTGACTATGAGGTTTTCCATTTCTGTCCTCTCAAG GAAATTACATCCGACGTCTCATTTGCACCAATAGGCCTACTTGACATGTTCAATTCAAGTGCTGCTGTGGAGGAGGTTGAAATCCATTTGGCTTCTGACAAGAAACCAGAGCTTTCTAATGGAGAAGTTAGCGAGAACCGATCTCCAACTGCGACAATTGGTCTCAAAACCAGAGGATGTGGAAGGTTTGGAGCTTACTGTTCCCGGCGGCCGCTGAAGTGCACTGTTGACAACGCTGAGACCAACTTCGAATATGACTCTGCATCTGGATTAACGACGATTACCATTCCAGTACCAGAAAAAGAGATGTACAGATGGTCAGTAGAGATCCAAGTGTAA
- the LOC126599239 gene encoding probable galactinol--sucrose galactosyltransferase 2 isoform X2 translates to MHAGTNPFEVITQAVKAVEKHMKTFVHREKKKLPSFLDWFGWCTWDAFYTDVTAEGVVQGLKSLSEGGTPPRFLIVDDGWQQIENKDKDSGVVVQEGAQFASRLTGIKENEKFQKNDHNNEQVSGLKHVVDEAKQHHNVKFVYVWHALAGYWGGVKPAATGMEHYDTALAYPVSSPGVEGNQPDIVMDSLTVHGLGLVHPKKVFNFYNELHSYLASCGVDGVKVDVQNIIETLGSGHGGRVSLTRSYHQALEASVARNFADNGCISCMCHNTDGLYSAKQTAVVRASDDFYPRDPASHTIHISSVAYNTLFLGEFMQPDWDMFHSLHPAAEYHGAARALGGCAIYVSDKPGHHNFDLLRKLVLPDGSVLRAKLPGRPTRDCLFADPARDRTSLLKIWNVNNLSGVVGVFNCQGAGWCKIEKKTRIHDYSPGTLSGSVRAADVDAIAQVAGADWNGETAVYAHKSGEVLRLPKGASVPVTLKVLDYEVFHFCPLKEITSDVSFAPIGLLDMFNSSAAVEEVEIHLASDKKPELSNGEVSENRSPTATIGLKTRGCGRFGAYCSRRPLKCTVDNAETNFEYDSASGLTTITIPVPEKEMYRWSVEIQV, encoded by the exons ATGCACGCTGGAACCAATCCATTTGAAGTCATCACCCAAGCTGTAAA GGCTGTGGAAAAACACATGAAAACTTTTGTTCATCGCGAGAAGAAAAAG TTGCCTTCTTTTCTGGACTGGTTTGGCTGGTGTACATGGGATGCCTTTTACACCGATGTCACAGCTGAGGGTGTGGTTCAAGGCCTTAAAAG CTTATCGGAGGGAGGGACTCCTCCGCGGTTCCTAATTGTTGATGACGGTTGGCAGCAGATAGAAAATAAAGACAAGGATTCTGGTGTCGTTGTACAAGAAGGAGCACA GTTTGCAAGTAGGTTGACAGGAATCAAAGAGAACGAAAAGTTCCAAAAGAACGACCACAACAATGAGCAAGTCTCTGGCCTGAAACATGTTGTGGATGAAGCAAAGCAGCATCACAATGTGAA ATTTGTGTATGTATGGCATGCTCTAGCTGGGTACTGGGGTGGAGTAAAACCAGCTGCTACTGGCATGGAACACTATGACACTGCCTTAGCATACCCAGTGTCGTCCCCTGGTGTAGAGGGCAACCAACCAGACATAGTTATGGACAGCTTAACTGTTCATGGTCTTGGTCTGGTACATCCAAAGAAAGTTTTCAATTTCTACAATGAGCTTCATTCCTACTTGGCTTCCTGTGGAGTCGATGGAGTTAAGGTTGATGTTCAGAATATCATCGAGACTCTAGGGTCTGGTCATGGTGGAAGAGTTTCTCTGACCCGCAGCTACCACCAGGCACTTGAGGCTTCAGTTGCTCGAAATTTTGCTGACAACGGATGCATTTCTTGCATGTGTCACAACACTGATGGGCTCTACAGTGCCAAGCAGACTGCTGTGGTCAGAGCCTCTGATGACTTCTATCCCCGAGATCCTGCTTCACACACAATTCATATATCTTCCGTTGCTTATAACACCCTGTTCCTTGGAGAATTCATGCAACCTGACTGGGATATGTTTCAC AGTTTACACCCAGCGGCAGAGTATCATGGTGCAGCTCGTGCTCTTGGTGGATGTGCAATCTATGTCAG TGATAAGCCAGGCCATCACAATTTTGACCTTCTGAGGAAGCTGGTTCTCCCTGATGGATCTGTCCTCCGTGCCAAGTTACCTGGCAGGCCTACCCGTGATTGTCTCTTCGCTGATCCAGCAAGAGACAGGACCAG CTTGCTCAAAATATGGAATGTCAACAATCTCTCTGGTGTGGTTGGTGTGTTTAACTGTCAAGGTGCCGGTTGGTGCAAGATTGAAAAGAAGACGCGCATTCATGATTACTCTCCTGGTACCCTCAGTGGTTCTGTTCGTGCCGCTGATGTTGATGCCATTGCTCAAGTTGCTGGTGCTGATTGGAATGGAGAAACAGCAGTATATGCTCATAAGTCAG GTGAGGTTCTTCGGTTGCCAAAAGGTGCTTCAGTGCCTGTGACGCTTAAAGTTCTTGACTATGAGGTTTTCCATTTCTGTCCTCTCAAG GAAATTACATCCGACGTCTCATTTGCACCAATAGGCCTACTTGACATGTTCAATTCAAGTGCTGCTGTGGAGGAGGTTGAAATCCATTTGGCTTCTGACAAGAAACCAGAGCTTTCTAATGGAGAAGTTAGCGAGAACCGATCTCCAACTGCGACAATTGGTCTCAAAACCAGAGGATGTGGAAGGTTTGGAGCTTACTGTTCCCGGCGGCCGCTGAAGTGCACTGTTGACAACGCTGAGACCAACTTCGAATATGACTCTGCATCTGGATTAACGACGATTACCATTCCAGTACCAGAAAAAGAGATGTACAGATGGTCAGTAGAGATCCAAGTGTAA
- the LOC126599246 gene encoding disease resistance protein RGA2-like, translating to MCLAIILVIIRKHHHHYSYYLNSPALTSSRKKERKMAELAFPLAAKLIERLSSIASEEICLAWGVQADLQKLGRTVSIIKDVLVDAQEKQARNGDLRSWLQQLKDVFLDAEDLLDEFECEALRRQVVRGSGTTRKVRRFFSRSNPVAFRLRVGHGIKDIRERLHDLKEDKNFADLRTVHHHPHLGDHVRENMNTTHSFVRASEVIGRDTEKNKIVDLLMQQGDDHQGGDNGTVCVIPIVGFGGLGKTTLAQSVYNDPRVEGSFDLRMWQHVSVDFDVNRLAKEILGSALGTEINERLSLDQLQAQLRDALKDKKFLLVLDDVWNEDRTKWIGLRNLLIERAKVGTKILVTTRNISVASVMGPVVTYINLEVLSFEDCMKLFVKWAFDEGQERKHPSLYESQRVA from the exons ATGTGCTTGGCCATTATACTAGTTATCATAAGGAAGCATCATCATCATTATTCATACTATCTCAATTCCCCTGCACTCACCTcatcaagaaagaaagaaagaaagatggccGAGCTTGCATTTCCGTTGGCAGCCAAACTCATTGAAAGGCTCAGCTCCATTGCTTCTGAGGAGATTTGCTTGGCGTGGGGTGTTCAAGCGGATCTGCAGAAACTTGGACGCACCGTGTCCATAATCAAAGACGTGCTCGTGGATGCCCAAGAGAAGCAAGCACGTAACGGTGACCTACGCAGTTGGCTACAACAACTTAAAGATGTGTTCCTTGATGCGGAGGATCTGTTGGACGAGTTCGAGTGCGAAGCTTTGCGAAGGCAAGTGGTTCGTGGC AGTGGCACAACCAGAAAGGTACGCCGTTTCTTTTCCCGCTCTAATCCAGTTGCATTCCGCTTGCGAGTAGGTCATGGAATTAAGGACATAAGAGAGAGGTTACACGACcttaaagaagataaaaattttGCCGATCTTCGCACTGTTCATCATCACCCTCATCTAGGTGATCATGTGAGGGAGAACATGAATACGACCCACTCCTTTGTCCGTGCTTCGGAGGTTATTGGTAGAGACAcggagaaaaataaaattgttgatCTTCTAATGCAGCAAGGCGATGATCATCAAGGTGGGGATAATGGGACTGTATGTGTTATTCCTATAGTGGGATTTGGAGGTTTAGGGAAGACCACCCTTGCCCAGTCGGTGTACAATGATCCGAGAGTCGAAGGGAGTTTTGACTTAAGAATGTGGCAGCATGTGTCAGTGGACTTTGATGTTAATAGATTGGCAAAAGAGATCCTTGGCTCTGCATTAGGTACAGAGATCAATGAAAGGTTGTCTCTAGATCAGTTGCAAGCACAACTACGAGACGCTTTAAAGGATAAGAAATTTCTGCTCGTCTTGGATGATGTGTGGAACGAAGATCGTACCAAATGGATCGGGTTGAGAAATTTATTGATAGAGCGGGCCAAGGTAGGAACTAAGATTTTGGTGACGACAAGGAATATCTCAGTTGCTTCAGTCATGGGCCCGGTTGTaacatacataaatttagaagtTCTCTCTTTTGAGGATTGTATGAAGTTGTTTGTAAAATGGGCATTTGATGAAGGACAAGAAAGAAAACATCCAAGCCTCTATGAATCTCAAAGAGTTGCCTAG